One region of Carya illinoinensis cultivar Pawnee chromosome 8, C.illinoinensisPawnee_v1, whole genome shotgun sequence genomic DNA includes:
- the LOC122274313 gene encoding bifunctional nuclease 2: protein MLAPRLCVRSVFGSGTFADHSNTSRSNSSSIPSTIRFGFGAHRCRRPHPVLFVSCNSSRGSGASRSTNADDDGHRQFFEASLLLSETMLHYQMRRHGFQVDMKWKSPGQLTSMPGKKPQIGIDLIGEGLLHRFKSPTIFLKISCDGDFLLPIIVGEFAVEKLIESQWEDRNGDFPDQFQLFRDLVEKLGYEVNMVKITERVIHTYFARLYFSKRGKNDILSVDARPSDAINVAHRCKAPIYVSREIVLTDAIRIGYGMGRMRDAKPTYDVSLDSAADGPDVLSEELDLVKNMDLAVKEERYKDAAMWRDKLVKLRESIHEH from the exons ATGCTCGCACCTCGGCTCTGCGTCCGTTCGGTCTTCGGCTCCGGCACTTTTGCCGATCATAGTAATACGAGCCGCTCCAATTCTAGCTCCATCCCTAGCACGATCCGGTTTGGTTTTGGTGCCCATCGCTGTCGTAGGCCCCATCCGGTCCTCTTCGTTTCTTGTAACTCTTCCCGCGGAAGCGGAGCCTCCAGATCCACCAATGCCGACGATGATGGCCACCGCCAGTTTTTCGAAGCTTCTCTCCTCCTCTCAG AAACGATGTTGCATTACCAGATGCGGAGGCACGGATTTCAAGTGGACATGAAATGGAAATCCCCTGGTCAGTTGACCTCAATGCCAGGGAAAAAACCCCAAATTGGTATCGATTTAATCGGAGAGGGTCTTCTCCACCGCTTTAAGAGTCCTACAATCTTTCTCAAGATTTCTTGTGATGGAGATTTTTTGCTACCAATTATTGTAG GGGAATTTGCTGTTGAAAAACTTATAGAGTCGCAATGGGAAGATAGGAATGGA GATTTCCCAGATCAGTTCCAGCTTTTCAGAGATCTTGTGGAAAAGCTTGGCTATGAA GTTAATATGGTGAAAATCACGGAAAGAGTGATTCATACTTACTTTGCCAGACTATATTTTAGCAAG CGTGGAAAAAATGACATTCTTAGTGTGGATGCACGTCCCTCAGATGCCATAAATGTGGCACATAGATGTAAG GCACCGATATATGTAAGTAGAGAAATTGTCTTGACAGATGCTATTAGAATTGGTTATGGGATGGGAAGGATGCGTGATGCTAAGCCGACTTATGATGTATCTCTCGACAG TGCTGCAGATGGTCCAGATGTACTATCTGAGGAACTTGATTTGGTGAAGAATATGGATTTGGCGGTCAAAGAAGAAAGGTACAAGGATGCAG CCATGTGGCGAGACAAACTAGTGAAACTTCGAGAGTCAATACATGAACATTGA
- the LOC122274541 gene encoding uncharacterized protein LOC122274541 yields the protein MTTICVKHLYANFRDASHRGVDLKEKLWQAATTYTKRDFGVAMEELKALSQPAYDYLKVIDPSQWTKSSFNTFPKFDLVVNNLSECFNAYILQARDKPIVTMVETIRKKLMRRYQLKREVIDKWENTITPWIVAKFELMHDLSIYFTPTYAGCGQFEIHNASRQYVVDLEKRTCSCLRWDMTGHFTTSNVRAFIALIANNPIYAEDALLESPSHPEWKTSPTGQTNQLQAPVGRVKMLAKQQPSKQSARLMGHHS from the exons ATGACAACCATTTGTGTCAAGCATTTATATGCCAATTTTCGAGATGCTAGCCACAGGGGTGTGGATCTGAAGGAGAAATTGTGGCAAGCAGCCACAACATACACCAAAAGGGACTTCGGAGTTGCTATGGAGGAGCTAAAAGCCCTCAGTCAGCCTGCATATGACTACTTGAAAGTCATAGACCCATCACAATGGACTAAATCATCGTTTAACACATTTCCAAAGTTTGACCTGGTAGTGAATAATCTCAGTGAATGTTTCAACGCGTATATTCTGCAAGCACGAGATAAGCCAATTGTGACTATGGTGGAGACCATACGGAAGAAACTGATGAGGCGGTATCAATTGAaaagggaagtaattgataaatggGAGAATACAATCACACCTTGGATAGTTGCAAAGTTTGAACTTATGCATGACCTGTCCATCTATTTTACTCCAACATATGCAGGATGTGGTCAGTTTGAAATCCATAATGCTAGCAGGCAATATGTGGTTGATTTGGAAAAGAGGACCTGCTCGTGTTTGAGATGGGACATGACAG GTCATTTCACAACCTCAAATGTTAGAGCCTTCATAGCCTTAATAGCCAATAACCCAATCTATGCAGAGGATGCTCTACTGGAGTCGCCTTCACACCCAGAATGGAAAACAAGTCCTACAGGCCAAACTAATCAACTGCAAGCTCCTGTGGGTCGTGTAAAGATGTTGGCCAAACAACAACCCAGCAAGCAGTCTGCAAGACTTATGGGCCACCACTCATAG